In one Rhodococcus sp. KBS0724 genomic region, the following are encoded:
- a CDS encoding pentapeptide repeat-containing protein, which translates to MNEDEVASGQTPAIQWVWIAFAVIVTALITMGILALLAWTYEWEGFWKGAGQPFATVVAGMAALAAGALAFYNGERQRDAEAVRNKKDLQTRQDESDRQHSRETDRDLRSRFTTATGQLAHSSPTIRRSGVFAMASLANDWLALKNLGEGQACINVLTGYLAEPNSTYKEGDEDHLPHPGVDGPVRETIIRLLSDRRAREWMGLTYDLAHADLSAVPLVRPNLADADLSRAYLVESKAPGGNLMNANLQDAQMSGIDLSGSNLTDANLTSANLSRAKLVGADLTRARMGGIAYVHFLKSPDGSAHRTVSILNPTNLEGADLTGAILTEAALRGTRLTRVQMKDADLAGKDLTNTNLEHAWLPGANLTGAVLDFSKLSAIDLNEANLSGAKLGAAELIRASLKGAKLVGADCRYANLTGANLSGADLTGADFTGANLTDANLTEVTYSETRWPDGFQPFRS; encoded by the coding sequence ATGAACGAGGACGAAGTGGCCTCCGGCCAGACACCAGCGATCCAGTGGGTCTGGATCGCATTCGCGGTCATCGTCACCGCCCTCATCACGATGGGAATCCTTGCGCTGCTGGCGTGGACGTACGAGTGGGAAGGATTCTGGAAAGGCGCTGGTCAGCCCTTCGCCACCGTGGTTGCAGGTATGGCGGCACTTGCAGCTGGAGCACTTGCGTTCTATAACGGCGAACGCCAACGAGACGCCGAAGCGGTGCGGAACAAGAAGGACCTACAAACACGCCAGGACGAGAGCGACAGACAGCATTCAAGGGAGACCGATCGCGATCTCCGCAGCCGATTCACCACCGCTACTGGTCAGCTTGCCCACAGCAGTCCCACCATTCGCCGCTCGGGTGTCTTTGCCATGGCATCACTGGCCAACGACTGGCTTGCGCTCAAGAATCTAGGTGAAGGCCAGGCCTGTATCAACGTCCTTACTGGGTATCTCGCCGAACCGAACAGCACGTACAAAGAAGGAGACGAGGACCACCTCCCTCACCCTGGAGTGGACGGTCCCGTCCGAGAGACGATCATCCGGCTTCTGAGTGACCGGAGGGCAAGAGAGTGGATGGGACTGACCTATGACCTGGCGCATGCCGATCTTTCCGCTGTTCCGCTGGTCCGCCCAAATCTGGCCGATGCGGACCTGTCTCGCGCGTACTTGGTCGAGTCGAAAGCACCTGGTGGCAATCTAATGAACGCAAACCTCCAGGACGCACAGATGAGCGGAATCGATCTGTCTGGATCCAATCTCACCGACGCAAACCTCACCAGCGCAAACCTGTCCCGCGCAAAACTTGTTGGCGCAGATCTGACCCGGGCGCGGATGGGCGGAATCGCATACGTGCATTTCTTGAAGTCCCCTGATGGTTCAGCCCACCGCACAGTCAGCATCCTCAATCCGACAAACCTCGAAGGCGCTGACCTCACGGGAGCGATACTGACCGAGGCGGCTCTACGGGGCACGAGGCTCACGCGCGTACAGATGAAGGACGCCGATCTTGCCGGCAAAGATCTAACAAATACGAATTTGGAACACGCGTGGCTGCCAGGCGCCAATTTGACGGGCGCAGTGCTCGATTTCTCGAAACTGTCCGCTATCGACCTCAACGAGGCGAACTTATCTGGCGCGAAACTTGGTGCGGCCGAACTCATTCGCGCATCCTTGAAAGGGGCGAAACTCGTCGGCGCGGATTGCAGATACGCAAATTTAACCGGCGCGAACCTGAGTGGCGCCGACCTGACCGGAGCCGACTTCACCGGTGCGAACCTGACCGACGCAAATCTCACCGAAGTTACCTATTCAGAAACACGGTGGCCAGACGGATTTCAGCCATTCCGTTCGTAG
- a CDS encoding IS30 family transposase: MELRGRGWSILAAAREVGVSRTTGNNWSRGYKTYRNGAAVGFVPALERLAVREISARFLSQDERIEIADLRRAGLSIRAIAGRLGRSPSTISRELRRNAVTGNDYRPFEAHRRATARRARRHRRRLEITPELQRVVAELLSQRWSPQQISRHLRARFPDEPRMWLCHESIYRAIYQPGSLLLRPSPLAPQRRSPLRTGRDHRRAQRRGELRRPRFEQPMLTIHQRPFPPEDRSQAGHWEGDLITGAHNQSAIGTLVERQTRMVRLLHLPFRDGDSLHAALTARMRDLPAALLRSITWDQGSEMARHTTIARSLGAPVYFCDSRSPWQRGSNENANGLLRDYFPKGTDLAIHSPEHLLAVENELNSRPRVVLQDRCPTELFTALLESQNPSVLRR, encoded by the coding sequence ATGGAGCTCCGCGGCCGCGGGTGGAGCATTCTCGCGGCTGCCCGTGAGGTCGGTGTATCCCGAACCACCGGAAACAACTGGTCGCGCGGCTACAAGACCTACCGCAACGGTGCGGCCGTGGGGTTCGTACCTGCTTTGGAGCGGCTGGCGGTACGTGAGATCAGTGCCCGGTTTCTGTCCCAAGACGAACGCATCGAGATCGCCGATCTACGCCGTGCGGGACTGAGTATCCGAGCGATCGCAGGCCGGTTGGGGCGGTCGCCCTCGACGATCTCGCGCGAACTTCGCCGGAACGCAGTCACGGGCAACGATTATCGGCCGTTCGAGGCCCACCGACGTGCCACGGCCCGACGAGCCCGGCGGCATCGGCGACGTCTGGAGATCACACCAGAATTACAGCGGGTCGTGGCGGAACTGTTGTCGCAGCGGTGGAGTCCGCAGCAGATCAGCCGGCATCTGCGGGCGCGATTCCCGGACGAGCCGCGGATGTGGTTGTGCCACGAGAGCATCTATCGGGCCATCTACCAGCCCGGATCGCTTTTACTGCGGCCCTCTCCGCTGGCCCCGCAGCGGCGGTCACCGCTGCGCACCGGCCGTGATCACCGGCGTGCTCAGCGGCGCGGAGAGCTACGCCGCCCGCGATTCGAGCAGCCGATGCTCACCATTCATCAACGGCCATTCCCTCCCGAGGACCGTTCGCAAGCTGGGCACTGGGAAGGTGACTTAATCACCGGCGCCCACAACCAATCCGCGATCGGCACGCTCGTCGAGCGCCAGACACGGATGGTTCGGTTGCTGCATCTTCCCTTCCGCGACGGCGATTCTCTCCATGCGGCGCTGACCGCGCGGATGCGCGATCTGCCGGCGGCGTTACTGCGGTCGATCACCTGGGATCAGGGCTCCGAAATGGCCCGTCACACTACGATCGCGCGATCGCTGGGCGCACCGGTCTACTTCTGCGATTCACGTTCCCCGTGGCAGCGCGGTTCGAACGAGAACGCCAACGGACTGTTGCGTGACTACTTCCCGAAGGGAACAGACCTCGCCATCCACTCGCCGGAGCATCTGCTGGCCGTTGAGAACGAACTCAACAGCCGTCCCAGGGTCGTCCTCCAAGACCGTTGTCCGACAGAGTTGTTCACGGCTCTACTAGAGTCACAGAATCCGTCGGTGTTGCGACGTTGA
- a CDS encoding ClbS/DfsB family four-helix bundle protein, which translates to MVIGDVVGQVLSREELATELDSAYSKLEALLDRAAEADLFDEVAVDAWTVHDVVAVRVWWAEAVAEWIAAGLRDENPQTPEPGFNWTQTPALNQSVVDASADVPILVLRDRLGVAVALLRKYIETLDDDQLLAVGDFSWSRTWPVSRWIAVNTITQFASLSKMIRRLLKSANQL; encoded by the coding sequence GTGGTGATCGGAGATGTGGTGGGGCAGGTTCTCTCGCGCGAAGAGCTGGCAACGGAACTCGACTCTGCCTACTCGAAACTCGAAGCGCTACTCGACCGTGCGGCCGAAGCCGATCTGTTCGACGAGGTCGCAGTTGATGCTTGGACTGTTCACGACGTCGTCGCTGTACGCGTCTGGTGGGCCGAGGCGGTGGCTGAGTGGATCGCGGCCGGACTGCGCGACGAGAATCCGCAGACACCGGAACCCGGCTTTAACTGGACGCAAACTCCCGCACTGAATCAGTCGGTTGTCGACGCAAGTGCAGACGTTCCGATTCTGGTGCTTCGCGATCGCTTGGGAGTTGCTGTCGCATTGTTGCGCAAGTACATCGAGACCCTCGACGACGATCAACTTCTGGCGGTCGGGGACTTCTCGTGGAGCAGGACCTGGCCGGTGTCGAGGTGGATTGCCGTCAACACGATCACCCAATTCGCATCCTTGTCGAAAATGATTCGGCGACTACTGAAATCGGCGAATCAGCTCTGA
- the sigJ gene encoding RNA polymerase sigma factor SigJ, translated as MSTPFETPIMAEERLAGEFSAARPRLIRIAYAVVGTHAEAEDVVSDCWLRLVRANAQTRIEDVGAWTTVAVARHALDSLRSARVRREMYVGPWLPEPTVHTTSQAPQDPADRVTLDESVSFALLVVMETLSPAQRTAWVLHDLFSMPFQDVATVVGRTPAAVRQLAARARKQVAAGIPHIDIDVSSHRAVVEAFQAAAISGNVDALLTILDPQVVLTSDGGGVVSAARRPVSGADKVSRFIVGLRNKVTQLDIRIMDINGLPGLVMLHAGNVTAVVSLSVSASTISRIDILVAPTKLANVHVDA; from the coding sequence ATGTCGACCCCATTCGAAACACCGATCATGGCGGAGGAGCGGCTGGCAGGCGAGTTCAGTGCAGCCCGCCCACGCCTGATCCGAATCGCCTACGCGGTGGTCGGCACCCACGCCGAAGCAGAAGACGTTGTCTCCGACTGCTGGCTACGGCTAGTCAGAGCAAACGCTCAAACCCGAATCGAGGACGTTGGTGCATGGACCACCGTAGCGGTCGCTCGCCACGCGCTCGACTCTCTCCGATCCGCGCGAGTTCGCCGCGAAATGTACGTAGGTCCATGGCTTCCGGAGCCAACCGTGCACACCACCTCACAGGCACCGCAGGACCCCGCCGATCGTGTGACATTAGATGAATCCGTTAGTTTTGCATTGCTCGTTGTCATGGAAACCTTGAGTCCCGCTCAACGCACCGCGTGGGTACTTCACGATCTCTTTTCGATGCCATTTCAAGATGTCGCAACCGTTGTCGGTCGCACTCCAGCGGCCGTGCGGCAGCTCGCCGCTCGCGCCCGCAAACAGGTCGCCGCCGGCATTCCGCACATCGATATCGATGTCAGCTCACATCGAGCAGTGGTCGAGGCATTCCAAGCAGCAGCGATCAGCGGAAACGTCGACGCACTTCTGACGATTCTCGATCCCCAGGTTGTACTGACCAGCGACGGAGGGGGCGTGGTCTCGGCGGCGCGGCGCCCGGTGTCGGGGGCAGACAAAGTATCCAGATTCATTGTCGGCCTTCGCAACAAGGTCACACAACTCGACATCAGGATCATGGATATCAACGGACTACCCGGTTTGGTGATGCTTCACGCCGGCAACGTCACCGCAGTCGTCTCGCTATCCGTCAGCGCCTCGACAATTTCCCGTATCGACATTCTCGTTGCGCCGACCAAGCTGGCGAATGTTCATGTTGACGCGTGA
- the sdhC gene encoding succinate dehydrogenase, cytochrome b556 subunit, with protein MLTRDAAEVKPPRPVHNTFYRGGLSMWAWVAQRVSGMVIYVFLLVHVADNLTLRVSPAAYDEVIHTYKTLIMGIGEIGLVAAILGHGFNGIRIVILDFWSKGIEKSKLMLWIVVVLWVLAMIPFVIRHLSHYI; from the coding sequence ATGTTGACGCGTGACGCGGCAGAGGTGAAGCCTCCCCGCCCAGTTCACAACACCTTTTACCGTGGGGGCCTGTCGATGTGGGCATGGGTGGCCCAGCGTGTCAGCGGGATGGTGATCTACGTCTTCCTGCTCGTTCACGTAGCAGACAACCTCACGTTGCGAGTATCACCTGCCGCGTACGACGAAGTGATTCACACCTACAAGACACTCATCATGGGAATCGGAGAGATAGGCCTCGTCGCAGCCATCCTCGGTCATGGATTCAACGGCATCCGGATTGTGATTTTGGACTTCTGGTCCAAGGGGATCGAGAAATCCAAGCTCATGCTGTGGATCGTCGTCGTGCTCTGGGTGCTGGCAATGATCCCCTTCGTCATCCGTCACCTGAGTCACTACATCTGA
- a CDS encoding succinate dehydrogenase, producing the protein MSIPTTTRDLRTKANVGGNFEKLAWIFMRLSGVVLLVLVTVHVYVNLVAGEGVHKVDFAFVAGKWANPFWQLWDFAILWLAVLHGTNGVRVIIADYSTRAPVRFWMTMLICSAAVMMLIAGTFTIFTFDPCPAGILSGNLPDFCPTP; encoded by the coding sequence ATGTCCATCCCGACCACCACACGCGACCTACGGACCAAAGCGAACGTCGGAGGCAACTTCGAGAAACTCGCCTGGATCTTCATGCGACTGTCCGGTGTCGTACTCCTCGTCCTGGTAACCGTGCATGTGTACGTCAATCTGGTCGCCGGTGAAGGCGTCCACAAAGTCGACTTCGCATTCGTCGCTGGAAAGTGGGCAAATCCATTCTGGCAATTGTGGGACTTTGCCATCCTCTGGCTCGCTGTACTGCACGGCACCAATGGTGTTCGCGTCATCATCGCCGACTACTCGACTCGCGCCCCCGTTCGATTCTGGATGACCATGCTCATCTGTAGTGCGGCAGTCATGATGCTCATCGCCGGCACCTTCACGATCTTCACATTCGACCCATGCCCTGCCGGGATCTTGTCCGGGAATCTGCCCGACTTCTGCCCCACCCCCTGA